One window of the Bradysia coprophila strain Holo2 chromosome X unlocalized genomic scaffold, BU_Bcop_v1 contig_26, whole genome shotgun sequence genome contains the following:
- the LOC119069128 gene encoding SOSS complex subunit C homolog, producing MAYPTINAQQEINNRKILKDLQINKQLLEKGVVPGITASSPNLNMPSFIQSGTQQQTDFTLGPTLRSTQAWTQATNQSFGFFVPQDSLFGNSILPVLPRTDNQTK from the exons ATGGCTTATCCAACAATAAATGCCCAACAAG aaataaataacCGGAAAATACTGAAGGATCTTCAGATCAACAAACAATTACTGGAGAAAGGTGTCGTCCCCGGCATAACAGCCAGTTCACCCAACTTGAATATGCCTTCATTTATTCAGTCGGGTACACAACAACAGACAGATTTTACATTAGGCCCAACGTTGCGCTCCACTCAAGCTTGGACCCAAGCAACTAATCAATCCTTTGGTTTTTTTGTGCCGCAAGACTCGTTGTTTGGCAACAGTATTTTACCGGTGCTACCGCGAACCGATAATCAAACGAAATAG